In Thermanaeromonas sp. C210, the following proteins share a genomic window:
- a CDS encoding type II toxin-antitoxin system PemK/MazF family toxin: MLVRRGDIFYAQLNPVVGSEQGGTRPVLIIQNDIGNQYSPTTIVAAITSQINKAKLPTHVEISAAQSGLERDSVILTEQIRTIDKSRLRQKVAFLDDEIMEKVNRALEISLGLTEI, from the coding sequence ATGCTGGTTCGACGCGGGGATATTTTCTATGCACAATTAAACCCGGTAGTGGGTTCGGAGCAGGGGGGTACCCGGCCGGTGCTCATTATCCAGAATGACATCGGTAATCAATATAGCCCCACGACCATCGTAGCTGCCATTACCTCCCAGATAAACAAGGCCAAGCTGCCTACCCATGTGGAGATAAGCGCCGCCCAGAGCGGCCTGGAGCGGGATTCGGTAATATTGACGGAACAGATTCGTACTATTGATAAGAGCCGCCTGAGACAAAAGGTGGCTTTTCTGGACGATGAGATTATGGAGAAGGTAAATAGGGCCCTCGAAATCAGCCTGGGCCTGACGGAAATATGA
- the acs gene encoding acetate--CoA ligase, whose product MKQEGKTLEALLRENRLFHPPEDFARQANTSRSKLFELKDTEEFWAAAASSLTWFKPWDKVLEWDYPRAWWFSGGTLNVSFNCLDRHLTSWRRNKAALIWEGEPGDFCVLTYRDLYREVNKFAAVLRSLGVRRGDRVTLYLPMIPELPIAMLACTRIGAVHNVVFAGFSAHALQERINDIGSRVLITADGGFRRGQVVPLKENADAALQSTPSIERVVVAKRTGQPVNMQPGRDLWWHELMATAPLYLEPEHMEAEDPLFILHTSGTTGKPKGVVHTTGGYLVGVATTARYILDLKDEDVYWCTADIGWITGHSYVVYGPLANGATVLMYEGAPDYPRPDRFWQIIEKFGVTIFYTAPTAIRAFMRWGTSHPARHDLSSLRLLGTVGEPINPEAWMWYYTHIGRQRCPIVDTWWQTETGMILISPLPGETPLKPGSATRPFPGIKADVVDEKGNPVPPNQGGYLVIKKPWPAMMRTIYGDPDRYVSQYWSRIPGCYFTGDGARKDADGYFWILGRVDDVINVSGHRLGTMEVESALVDHQAVAEAAVISRSHPIKGQGIVAFVTLKEGVSPSPDLAQELKNHVVNIIGALARPEEIFFTSELPKTRSGKIMRRLLRDIAEGRALGDVSTLADPGTVEHLRKAYGEEA is encoded by the coding sequence ATGAAGCAGGAAGGGAAGACCCTGGAAGCCCTGCTGCGGGAAAACCGGTTGTTTCACCCGCCGGAGGATTTTGCCCGGCAGGCCAACACCTCCCGGTCGAAGCTTTTTGAACTTAAAGATACCGAAGAATTCTGGGCCGCGGCCGCTTCCTCCCTAACGTGGTTTAAGCCCTGGGACAAGGTACTGGAGTGGGATTATCCCCGGGCCTGGTGGTTTAGCGGTGGCACCCTCAACGTATCTTTTAATTGTCTGGACCGGCACTTAACTTCTTGGCGGCGCAACAAAGCAGCCCTAATCTGGGAAGGGGAGCCGGGTGACTTCTGCGTCCTGACCTACCGCGACCTCTACCGAGAAGTAAACAAGTTTGCCGCCGTCCTGCGCTCCCTAGGGGTACGGCGGGGTGACCGCGTGACCCTGTATCTTCCCATGATTCCCGAGCTGCCCATTGCCATGCTTGCTTGTACCCGCATAGGCGCCGTGCACAACGTGGTCTTCGCCGGTTTCAGTGCCCATGCCCTCCAGGAGCGCATCAACGATATCGGCTCCCGCGTGTTAATAACCGCGGATGGCGGGTTCCGGCGCGGTCAGGTAGTGCCCCTTAAAGAAAACGCCGATGCCGCCCTCCAATCCACCCCCAGCATCGAAAGGGTGGTAGTGGCCAAGCGTACCGGACAGCCCGTAAATATGCAACCCGGGCGCGATCTGTGGTGGCATGAGCTGATGGCCACCGCGCCCCTCTACCTGGAGCCGGAGCACATGGAAGCCGAGGATCCCCTTTTCATCCTGCATACCAGCGGCACCACCGGGAAACCTAAAGGGGTGGTTCATACTACGGGTGGCTATCTGGTGGGGGTAGCCACAACGGCTCGCTATATTCTAGATTTAAAGGATGAGGACGTCTACTGGTGCACCGCCGACATCGGCTGGATCACCGGCCACAGCTACGTGGTCTACGGACCCCTGGCAAACGGCGCCACCGTCCTCATGTACGAAGGTGCCCCGGATTATCCCCGGCCGGACCGCTTCTGGCAGATCATAGAAAAGTTCGGAGTCACCATTTTCTACACCGCCCCCACTGCCATACGGGCATTCATGCGCTGGGGTACCAGCCATCCCGCCCGCCACGACTTGTCCTCTTTACGTCTGCTGGGAACCGTGGGCGAACCTATCAACCCGGAAGCCTGGATGTGGTATTACACCCACATCGGCCGACAGCGTTGCCCCATTGTGGATACTTGGTGGCAGACCGAAACCGGCATGATCCTGATAAGCCCCCTCCCCGGGGAAACGCCTTTAAAGCCCGGTTCAGCCACCAGGCCCTTCCCGGGCATTAAAGCCGACGTCGTGGATGAAAAAGGTAACCCGGTACCCCCCAACCAGGGCGGCTACCTAGTTATCAAGAAGCCCTGGCCCGCCATGATGCGTACCATCTACGGTGATCCGGATCGCTATGTCAGCCAGTACTGGTCCCGCATCCCGGGTTGCTATTTTACCGGCGACGGAGCCCGGAAGGATGCCGACGGCTACTTTTGGATCTTGGGCCGAGTAGACGACGTAATTAATGTTTCCGGGCACCGCCTGGGCACCATGGAGGTGGAGAGCGCCCTGGTGGATCACCAGGCAGTGGCCGAAGCCGCGGTCATCAGCCGTTCCCACCCCATTAAGGGCCAGGGTATAGTGGCCTTTGTGACCCTCAAAGAAGGGGTTTCCCCTTCACCAGACTTGGCCCAGGAGCTTAAAAACCACGTCGTAAACATAATTGGAGCCCTGGCCCGTCCGGAAGAAATCTTTTTCACCTCCGAACTCCCCAAGACCCGCAGCGGTAAAATCATGCGCCGCCTGCTCAGGGACATTGCCGAAGGCCGGGCTCTCGGTGATGTTTCCACCCTGGCCGACCCTGGAACGGTAGAACATCTTAGAAAGGCGTATGGAGAAGAAGCCTAG
- a CDS encoding response regulator, producing MDKPPRLLVVDDEPGVRLLLELLFKDEGFQVAVAANGLQAIQQVNAFQPDVVIMDVKMPLMDGLEALPHIKASSPTTKVIIVTAYLGAANEKELWERGASGFLLKPFDLEEIKAEVRRVMYLETQAYGT from the coding sequence ATGGATAAGCCACCTAGGTTACTGGTGGTGGATGATGAACCAGGGGTTCGCCTGCTGCTGGAACTCCTCTTTAAAGATGAGGGGTTCCAGGTGGCGGTAGCCGCTAACGGTTTGCAGGCCATCCAGCAGGTCAATGCCTTCCAGCCCGACGTAGTGATCATGGATGTTAAAATGCCCCTCATGGATGGGCTGGAGGCTTTACCCCACATTAAGGCTTCCTCGCCCACCACCAAGGTTATCATCGTAACCGCCTATTTGGGGGCGGCCAACGAAAAAGAGTTGTGGGAACGCGGCGCCAGCGGTTTCCTGTTGAAACCCTTTGACCTGGAAGAAATCAAGGCCGAGGTGCGCCGGGTTATGTACCTAGAGACCCAGGCTTACGGAACTTGA
- a CDS encoding CopG family ribbon-helix-helix protein: MPGVRRIMISLPESLLAEVDGLANQEKRNRSEFIREAMKLYIAERRRRAIREQMKRGYQEMAQINLSLAKEHYAVEEEVQNYYETKLAECK, from the coding sequence TTGCCGGGCGTCAGACGCATCATGATAAGCCTTCCCGAAAGCCTGCTAGCCGAGGTGGACGGATTAGCCAACCAGGAAAAGCGCAACCGGAGTGAGTTTATTCGCGAGGCGATGAAACTGTATATAGCCGAACGTAGACGGCGGGCCATCCGGGAGCAGATGAAGCGCGGATACCAGGAAATGGCTCAAATTAATTTATCCCTGGCTAAGGAACACTATGCTGTAGAGGAGGAAGTGCAAAACTACTACGAGACCAAATTGGCGGAGTGCAAGTAA
- a CDS encoding gamma-glutamyl-gamma-aminobutyrate hydrolase family protein — MAPVIGVTCDGDLENRRFFLNRAYIEAVSCAGGIPLILPPGPVDLVDRYLSIIDGLLLTGGGDIDPAFFGQEPREGLGRVFPERDEFELALTRRALERGMPILALCRGMQTLNVAAGGTLYQDIAREVPGCWQHSQRKPRSHPHHTIEILPETLLAAILGPRARVNSMHHQAVRDPGEGLRVSARAGDGIIEALEGTRGSFVLGVQWHPEELITRCPEQRQLFQHFISAADISTPCRNPGY; from the coding sequence ATGGCGCCGGTGATCGGGGTGACTTGCGACGGTGACCTAGAGAACAGGCGGTTTTTCTTGAACCGCGCCTATATCGAGGCGGTGAGCTGCGCCGGGGGTATACCCTTAATCCTGCCCCCCGGCCCCGTAGATTTGGTGGACCGGTATTTAAGCATAATAGATGGGCTGCTCTTAACAGGGGGTGGCGATATCGATCCTGCCTTTTTCGGCCAGGAGCCCAGGGAAGGCCTGGGCCGGGTCTTCCCCGAGAGGGACGAGTTCGAGCTCGCCCTTACCCGGAGAGCCCTAGAGCGGGGGATGCCCATTCTGGCCCTCTGCCGGGGTATGCAGACCTTAAACGTCGCGGCCGGAGGTACCCTTTACCAGGACATAGCCCGCGAGGTGCCGGGCTGCTGGCAGCACAGCCAGCGGAAACCGCGTTCCCATCCCCACCACACCATTGAGATTTTGCCGGAAACCTTGTTAGCCGCCATTCTGGGACCCAGGGCCCGGGTGAACAGTATGCACCACCAGGCCGTCCGGGATCCCGGCGAGGGCCTACGGGTCAGCGCCCGGGCGGGTGATGGCATTATAGAGGCCCTGGAGGGTACAAGAGGGTCCTTCGTCTTGGGGGTGCAATGGCATCCCGAAGAACTGATAACCCGGTGTCCCGAGCAGCGACAACTTTTTCAACATTTCATTTCTGCAGCAGATATTTCCACCCCCTGCAGGAATCCAGGCTACTAA
- a CDS encoding holo-ACP synthase: protein MPLVGIDIIEIERIEKALDRHPRFLHRVFTSREQAYCGGRRRPGASLAARWAAKEAVFKVLGLGWGQLRWKDVEIIVDERGRPQVVLHGRVAEVAREKGIAGIDVSLSHHGSMAVAVAIADRR, encoded by the coding sequence ATGCCCCTCGTCGGCATAGATATTATAGAGATTGAGCGCATCGAGAAGGCCCTAGACCGACACCCCCGCTTCCTACACCGGGTCTTTACCTCCCGGGAACAGGCCTACTGCGGGGGCCGGAGGCGTCCGGGGGCGTCGCTGGCTGCACGCTGGGCGGCCAAGGAGGCGGTGTTTAAGGTCCTGGGCTTGGGATGGGGTCAACTGAGGTGGAAGGATGTCGAGATTATCGTCGATGAGCGCGGCCGACCCCAGGTGGTGCTCCACGGACGGGTAGCAGAAGTCGCTCGGGAAAAGGGGATTGCGGGCATCGACGTGAGCCTTTCCCATCACGGCAGTATGGCGGTAGCCGTCGCCATAGCGGACAGGAGGTGA
- the thiE gene encoding thiamine phosphate synthase, which yields MRYDLYVVTSSELSCGRQTLEVVRQALAGGATVIQLREKNWTARALVEVGREIRKLTREAGAGFIVNDRLDVALAVEADGVHLGQDDLPASIARRLLGPGRILGVSVGSVEEAWDAQAAGADYLGVGPIFATGSKADAGQPVGPELISTLKRVVSIPLVAIGGINRENAAGVVAAGADGVAVISAVVSARDVRAAAAELLSVVEAAKEGRKIR from the coding sequence ATGCGTTACGATCTCTATGTCGTCACTTCTTCCGAATTATCCTGCGGCCGGCAGACCCTTGAAGTGGTTCGCCAGGCCTTAGCCGGGGGTGCTACGGTCATTCAGCTGCGGGAGAAGAACTGGACGGCCCGCGCCCTGGTTGAGGTGGGACGGGAGATAAGAAAGCTCACCCGGGAGGCCGGGGCGGGCTTTATTGTTAATGATCGTCTGGATGTGGCCCTGGCCGTAGAGGCTGACGGCGTCCACCTGGGGCAGGACGACCTTCCTGCGTCAATCGCCCGCCGGCTCCTGGGACCAGGGCGGATTTTGGGCGTGTCCGTGGGCAGTGTGGAGGAAGCCTGGGACGCCCAGGCCGCGGGGGCCGATTATCTTGGAGTGGGGCCGATTTTTGCCACCGGCAGCAAGGCCGATGCCGGTCAACCGGTGGGTCCGGAATTGATTTCCACCCTGAAGAGGGTTGTATCTATACCCCTGGTGGCCATCGGAGGTATTAACCGAGAGAATGCTGCCGGGGTGGTGGCCGCGGGGGCAGACGGCGTGGCCGTTATTTCCGCAGTGGTGAGCGCCCGGGATGTTCGCGCGGCAGCCGCGGAACTGTTGTCCGTTGTGGAGGCGGCCAAGGAAGGGCGGAAGATTAGATAG
- the alr gene encoding alanine racemase encodes MSRPVWAEIDLRAIAHNTRQLKNLLAPRTELMAVVKANAYGHGAVPVARTALANGASWLGVATVDEAVELRRAGVGAPILILGYLSLEDAPIIVKEDISQTVFNLEQARALSRAASAAGRTAKIHLKIDTGMGRLGVFPEEALEVARAICGLPGVVLEGIFTHFANADALDKTYTWQQLKTFERILQELERAGINIPWKHAANSGAILDLPATHFNLVRAGISLYGHYPSEEVDRGRLELQPAMAFKTRVILVKEVPPGSYISYGCTYCAPRPTRVATLPVGYADGFSRLLSNRGEVLVRGRRAPVIGRVCMDYCMIDVTAIPGVQVGDEVVLFGRQGEAVLPAEEVAGRLGTVNYEVLCMVSHRVPRVYLYEETRS; translated from the coding sequence ATGTCGAGGCCGGTGTGGGCCGAAATCGATCTTAGAGCTATAGCCCATAATACGCGGCAGCTAAAGAACCTGCTGGCTCCCCGGACAGAACTCATGGCCGTTGTCAAAGCCAACGCCTACGGGCACGGGGCCGTGCCCGTGGCCCGGACGGCTCTGGCCAATGGTGCTTCTTGGCTGGGTGTCGCCACCGTAGACGAAGCTGTAGAGCTGCGCCGGGCCGGTGTGGGGGCTCCAATCCTCATATTGGGTTATTTGTCTTTAGAGGATGCTCCTATAATAGTTAAAGAGGATATTTCTCAGACCGTATTTAATCTGGAGCAAGCCCGGGCCCTTTCCCGGGCGGCCTCAGCCGCGGGACGGACGGCCAAGATCCACCTGAAAATCGATACGGGTATGGGGCGCCTGGGAGTTTTCCCCGAGGAGGCCCTAGAGGTAGCGCGGGCCATATGCGGGCTACCGGGGGTAGTCCTGGAGGGCATTTTTACCCACTTTGCCAATGCCGATGCCCTAGACAAAACCTACACCTGGCAGCAGCTCAAGACCTTCGAGCGCATTCTGCAGGAATTAGAACGGGCAGGAATAAACATTCCGTGGAAACATGCGGCCAATAGCGGCGCCATCCTGGACCTGCCGGCCACCCATTTCAACCTGGTAAGGGCGGGGATTAGCCTGTACGGCCACTATCCCTCGGAGGAAGTGGATAGGGGCAGATTGGAGCTGCAGCCGGCCATGGCTTTTAAGACCCGGGTAATCCTGGTCAAGGAAGTACCGCCGGGCAGCTATATAAGCTATGGCTGCACCTACTGTGCCCCGCGGCCCACCAGAGTAGCCACCCTGCCCGTAGGATACGCCGACGGCTTCTCGCGCCTGTTATCCAACCGGGGAGAAGTATTGGTGCGGGGTCGGCGGGCACCGGTCATCGGCCGGGTATGCATGGATTACTGTATGATAGATGTAACTGCTATACCCGGAGTGCAGGTAGGTGATGAAGTGGTCCTTTTCGGCCGCCAGGGAGAAGCGGTTCTGCCGGCCGAGGAGGTTGCCGGCCGGCTGGGGACTGTTAACTACGAGGTCTTGTGTATGGTGTCCCATAGGGTGCCGCGGGTCTATTTATACGAAGAAACCCGAAGTTAG
- a CDS encoding NAD(P)H-hydrate dehydratase, with translation MYLVTAAEMGEIDRSASREYFIPSIVLMENAGLRVVESIRRYFGGTARGKRVLIFAGKGNNGGDGVVVARHLHNEGAEVKVFLLARPEELRGDPRTNLEIYQKMGGKVFPLLEQNHLQRADIALLYADLVVDAIFGTGFKGAALGVAGEVIQLINRAAKPVVAVDLPSGLEADTGRSHGPCIRATWTVTFALPKLGLALEPGATLAGRVEIADIGIPRHLIESRGLKVRLLTPDWCREHLKPRDSTAHKGSFGHVLVVGGCRGMTGAPILTAMGALRAGAGLVTAAVPRSCQGTVAAGAAEIMTRGLPETPEGAVSREALPLILEMLERCRVLAIGPGLSRDPSASLLVRELLPQVRCPVVVDADALNALADDARWLWEAKGEVVLTPHPGEMARLQGTTAARVQEDRLATAARAAQEWRAVVVLKGARTIIACPAGDTYVNPTGNPGMATAGSGDVLTGVIAGLIAQGLTSGTAAAVGVFLHGSAGDEAARVKGHRGLVAGDLLDCLPSVLAKLEA, from the coding sequence ATGTACCTGGTGACCGCGGCGGAAATGGGAGAAATCGACCGCTCGGCGAGCCGGGAGTATTTTATCCCCAGCATTGTCCTCATGGAAAACGCAGGGCTGCGGGTGGTGGAATCCATCCGCCGTTATTTTGGCGGCACGGCTCGGGGCAAGCGGGTGCTGATCTTTGCCGGCAAGGGCAACAACGGAGGAGACGGGGTGGTGGTGGCCCGCCACCTCCACAACGAAGGCGCCGAAGTAAAGGTCTTCCTGCTGGCCCGTCCAGAAGAGTTGCGGGGCGATCCCCGCACCAATCTGGAAATTTATCAGAAAATGGGGGGTAAAGTTTTTCCCCTCCTGGAGCAAAACCACTTGCAGAGGGCCGACATCGCCCTGCTATATGCCGATCTGGTGGTAGATGCCATTTTCGGTACGGGCTTCAAGGGAGCTGCCCTGGGGGTAGCCGGTGAAGTTATTCAATTGATTAATCGGGCGGCCAAGCCTGTAGTGGCCGTGGACCTCCCCTCGGGCCTGGAAGCCGATACGGGCCGCAGTCACGGCCCTTGCATCCGGGCCACGTGGACGGTGACCTTTGCCCTGCCAAAGTTGGGCCTGGCCCTAGAACCCGGAGCCACCCTGGCCGGCAGGGTAGAAATAGCCGACATCGGTATTCCCCGGCATCTCATTGAGAGCCGGGGATTGAAAGTACGCTTGCTTACCCCCGATTGGTGTCGCGAGCACTTAAAACCCCGGGATTCCACAGCCCATAAAGGTTCTTTCGGCCATGTTCTGGTAGTGGGCGGCTGCCGAGGCATGACGGGAGCCCCTATTCTTACGGCTATGGGCGCCTTGCGGGCCGGGGCCGGGCTGGTGACGGCGGCCGTACCCCGGAGCTGTCAGGGGACGGTGGCGGCCGGGGCGGCGGAAATTATGACCAGGGGCTTGCCGGAAACGCCGGAAGGGGCCGTGAGCCGGGAGGCCCTGCCTCTTATTCTGGAAATGCTGGAACGGTGTCGGGTGCTGGCCATTGGCCCCGGCCTATCTCGGGACCCCTCCGCCAGCCTTTTGGTCCGGGAACTCCTCCCCCAGGTGCGTTGTCCGGTGGTGGTGGACGCCGACGCCCTGAATGCCCTGGCTGATGATGCTCGGTGGCTATGGGAAGCCAAAGGGGAGGTGGTCTTGACGCCACATCCCGGTGAGATGGCTCGGTTGCAGGGGACTACGGCGGCCAGGGTTCAGGAAGACCGTCTGGCCACGGCTGCCCGGGCCGCCCAGGAATGGCGGGCTGTGGTGGTGCTGAAGGGAGCCCGGACGATCATCGCCTGTCCGGCAGGAGATACCTATGTTAACCCTACCGGTAATCCGGGCATGGCCACGGCGGGCAGCGGGGATGTGTTAACCGGTGTTATTGCCGGGTTGATAGCTCAAGGACTGACCTCTGGTACGGCCGCCGCCGTGGGAGTTTTCCTCCACGGCTCAGCCGGTGACGAGGCGGCCCGCGTGAAAGGACACCGGGGCCTGGTGGCCGGCGACCTGCTGGATTGTCTGCCGTCGGTACTCGCCAAACTCGAAGCTTAG
- a CDS encoding histidine kinase produces MHPLVFIAGALALTISETLGVSLWLKTPWVPAALIFAGINGVAVTILLRYLIPPCLSALEEKAAPVGEPPVDPTFQIAHQTLPYLRRGLNEATAAKTAEIIQNIAEVGAVAITDRERVLAFLGAGCEKHPPGERILTEATKEVLATGRYKVVHTTRGLNCPRYHYCECPLASAVIVPLKCRGEIVGALKLYQTQEGTLPPHVIRLAIGLAELLSLQIELAELDRQRELLVEARLEALNAQINPHFFFNTLNTIINFVRTNPERARRLLVRLAGLFRQTLNRRSSFTSLREELAYVRNYLTLEKARFGNKFRYIQDVPPELLDYHLPVLSLQPLVENAVNHGLMPKDGPGLVKITARLRGGELHITVSDNGVGISPERLSQVLKPGCGSGNGVGLSNVNLRFQSLYGPEYGLKLKSEVNKGTEVYLRVPVIQLPKAAEDPREALLAPNRAANSS; encoded by the coding sequence ATGCATCCCCTGGTGTTCATTGCCGGTGCGCTGGCCTTAACCATAAGCGAAACCCTGGGGGTCTCCCTTTGGCTTAAAACTCCATGGGTGCCTGCCGCCCTTATTTTTGCCGGGATAAACGGGGTGGCCGTAACTATCCTGTTGCGCTACCTCATTCCGCCCTGCCTCAGCGCTCTAGAGGAAAAGGCCGCACCGGTCGGGGAACCTCCGGTGGACCCTACCTTCCAGATCGCCCACCAGACCCTGCCCTACCTGCGGCGGGGCCTTAACGAGGCTACGGCCGCCAAAACGGCGGAAATCATCCAGAACATTGCCGAAGTAGGGGCTGTAGCCATTACCGACCGGGAAAGGGTGCTGGCCTTCCTGGGTGCCGGCTGTGAAAAGCACCCCCCGGGCGAGCGCATCCTGACCGAGGCCACTAAAGAGGTCCTGGCGACGGGCCGCTACAAGGTCGTTCATACTACCCGGGGCCTTAATTGCCCTCGTTACCATTATTGCGAATGTCCCCTGGCTTCGGCAGTCATCGTCCCCTTAAAATGCCGCGGCGAAATAGTGGGGGCCCTTAAACTCTACCAGACTCAAGAGGGTACGCTCCCTCCCCATGTTATACGCCTGGCCATCGGCCTGGCGGAGCTGTTAAGCCTCCAGATAGAGCTGGCAGAACTGGATCGACAGCGTGAACTGCTGGTAGAGGCGCGGCTGGAAGCTCTGAACGCCCAGATCAATCCTCATTTTTTCTTCAACACCCTCAATACCATAATTAACTTCGTGCGTACCAATCCTGAGCGGGCGCGACGCCTTTTGGTGCGCCTGGCCGGCCTCTTCCGCCAGACTCTCAACCGGCGCAGCAGCTTTACAAGCTTGAGGGAAGAGCTGGCCTACGTTCGCAATTACCTTACCCTGGAGAAGGCCCGCTTCGGCAACAAATTTCGCTATATCCAGGACGTACCTCCCGAACTGCTCGATTACCACCTCCCGGTACTCAGCCTGCAACCCCTGGTAGAAAACGCCGTTAACCACGGCCTCATGCCTAAAGACGGACCGGGGTTGGTCAAGATCACGGCCCGCTTGCGGGGTGGGGAACTGCACATTACGGTGAGTGATAACGGGGTGGGCATTTCCCCCGAAAGACTGTCCCAGGTGCTTAAGCCGGGCTGTGGTTCGGGCAACGGTGTGGGCCTTAGCAATGTTAACCTGCGGTTCCAGAGCCTTTACGGTCCAGAGTACGGGTTAAAACTGAAAAGCGAGGTAAACAAAGGGACCGAAGTATACTTGCGCGTCCCTGTCATCCAATTGCCCAAAGCGGCAGAAGATCCGAGGGAAGCCCTCCTTGCCCCAAACCGCGCAGCGAATTCCAGCTAA